Proteins encoded together in one Musa acuminata AAA Group cultivar baxijiao chromosome BXJ3-6, Cavendish_Baxijiao_AAA, whole genome shotgun sequence window:
- the LOC103988632 gene encoding sialyltransferase-like protein 4 codes for MRILQLGLLVALASSVAAILIYIVGLSNPYDRFTVTDDDRSALRALQSGFKKCVDAKGLGLQALISQDYCHVTIQYPRDTVPKWRDPKTGELEGLSFDFNLCEAVATWEQVRNSSSILTKEFIDALPNGWEEYAWRRINKGIQLDRCKNRTLCMEKLSLVLPETPPFVPKQFGRCAVVGNSGDLLKTNFGKEIDGYDAVVRENGAPIQNYTKYVGRKSTFRLLNRGSAKALDKVVELDETKREVLIIKTTIHDIMNKMIREVPIGNQVYLMLGASFGSSAKGTGLKALEFALSICDTVDMYGFTVDPGYKEWTRYFSESRLGHTPLHGRAYYQMMECLGLVKIHSPMRADFSRVVNWLPSESILNAARTASEKVLRRIGAGMDDPLSACSIIKKRSTGKSPSISGLREAAINHQRYMNGATTYPLEKNTGNGMLCIVPDI; via the exons ATGCGGATCTTGCAGCTGGGTTTGCTGGTTGCTCTCGCGTCGAGTGTCGCTGCGATCCTCATCTACATCGTCGGACTCTCCAATCCCT ATGATAGGTTTACGGTTACGGATGATGATCGGAGCGCGTTGAGGGCACTGCAGAGTGGCTTTAAGAAATGCGTG GATGCTAAAGGTTTAGGATTGCAAGCTCTGATCAGCCAGGATTATTGTCATGTCACAATTCAGTACCCTAGAGATACAGTGCCAAAGTGG AGAGATCCGAAAACTGGAGAACTTGAAGGCTTATCATTTGATTTCAACCTTTGTGAAGCAGTTGCTACATGGGAGCAG GTTCGCAATAGTTCTTCCATACTCACAAAAGAGTTTATTGATGCTTTGCCAAACGGATGGGAGGAATATGCATGGCGCAGGATCAACAAAGGAATACAACT TGATCGGTGCAAGAATAGGACATTATGCATGGAAAAACTTTCTTTAGTACTTCCAGAAACACCACCTTTTGTGCCCAAGCAATTTGGACGATGTGCTGTTGTTGGTAACTCTGGGGATCTTCTAAAAACAAATTTTGGAAAAGAAATAGATGGCTATGATGCTGTTGTTAGAGAAAATGGAGCTCCCATCCAG AACTACACAAAATATGTTGGTCGGAAAAGTACATTTCGCCTTCTTAATAGAGGATCTGCTAAGGCACTTGACAAAGTTGTAGAATTAGATG AAACTAAGAGGGAGGTGCTGATCATCAAAACCACTATTCATGACATCATGAATAAAATGATCCGG gaAGTCCCAATTGGGAATCAAGTATATCTCATGTTAGGTGCATCATTTGGCTCTTCAGCTAAAGGAACAGGGCTTAAGGCTCTTGAGTTTGCTCTATCCATCTGTGACACTGTTGATATGTATGGTTTCACCGTGGATCCAGGATACAAGGAATG GACAAGATACTTTTCAGAGTCTAGGCTGGGGCATACTCCACTTCATGGGAGAGCATATTATCAGATGATGGAGTGTCTAGGA CTTGTTAAGATCCATTCTCCAATGCGAGCCGATTTTAGTAGAGTAGTTAACTGGTTACCAAGTGAAAGCATACTTAATGCTGCTCGAACTGCATCTGAGAAAGTTCTGAG GAGGATTGGAGCTGGGATGGATGACCCACTTAGTGCGTGTTCTATTATAAAGAAACGTAGCACGGGAAAGTCTCCCAGTATCTCAGGCCTAAGAGAGGCTGCTATCAACCATCAGAGATATATGAATGGTGCAACTACTTATCCTCTGGAGAAAAACACTGGAAATGGAATGCTATGTATTGTCCCAGACATATGA
- the LOC103988633 gene encoding SWI/SNF complex component SNF12 homolog, whose product MASNSNNQPRAVGGSPSLANSGMGLPASANPPSHLRPPPAPGPSPFQGLFHSQTQSQAQPQVHSPFQIHMGSQSHLGPLGSSSPSFSTPGAKRPPQKPPARPPVPISAAGSPSIKTADITADARRKKRKLPEKQLPDRVAALLPESALYTQLLEFEARVDAALARKKIDIQEALKSPPSMQRTLRIYVFNTFANQTRTIPEPKNAEPPSWSLKIVGRILEDGVDPDPVGGLPKPNPIYPKFSSFFKRVTIALDPSLYPENPTILWEQARLPAAHEGFEIKRMGDKEFTASIRLEMNYNPEKFRLSPPLIEVLGIEVDTRARIIAGIWQYVKAKKLQNPTDPSYFACDPPLRKVFGEDKMKFAMVSQKISPHLSPPQPIHLEHKIRLSGNGAVGNACYDVLVDVPFPLQKEMSVFLANTEKHRDIEACEEVICASIKKIHEHRRRRAFFLGFSQSPVEFINALIASQGRDLKLIAGEANRNAERERRSDFYNQPWVEDAVIRYLNRKPATGNDAPGST is encoded by the exons ATGGCGTCCAACAGCAACAACCAGCCGCGCGCCGTCGGCGGATCGCCGTCTCTCGCCAACTCGGGAATGGGCTTGCCAGCGTCAGCTAACCCGCCGTCCCATCTCCGTCCCCCGCCGGCGCCTGGTCCATCTCCTTTCCAGGGTCTCTTTCACTCGCAAACGCAATCCCAAGCCCAGCCGCAGGTCCACTCCCCCTTCCAGATCCATATGGGTTCTCAGTCCCATCTCGGTCCCCTTGGGTCGTCATCCCCCTCCTTCTCGACCCCCGGCGCCAAGCGGCCCCCTCAGAAGCCCCCAGCTAGGCCCCCGGTCCCCATCTCTGCTGCCGGCAGCCCAAGCATCAAGACCGCTGATATAACTGCCGATGCCCGGAGAAAGAAGCGCAAGCTTCCAGAGAAGCAGCTGCCTGACCGAGTTGCAGCCCTCTTACCTGAGTCCGCCCTCTACACTCAGTTGCTCGAGTTTGAAGCGCGGGTTGATGCGGCCCTCGCAAGGAAGAAGATCGACATACAAGAAGCTCTGAAAAGCCCTCCTTCCATGCAGAGAACCCTTAGGATTTATGTCTTCAATACCTTCGCCAACCAAACACGCACTATTCCTGAGCCCAAGAATGCAGAGCCTCCCTCATGGTCTCTGAAGATTGTTGGGAGGATCTTGGAGGACGGTGTTGACCCCGATCCTGTTGGTGGGCTGCCTAAGCCCAACCCCATATACCCGAAGTTCTCATCATTCTTTAAAAGGGTTACGATCGCGTTGGACCCATCTCTGTACCCAGAGAACCCAACGATCTTGTGGGAGCAAGCACGATTGCCAGCAGCACATGAAGGCTTTGAGATCAAGCGGATGGGAGATAAGGAGTTCACTGCTAGTATAAGGCTTGAGATGAATTATAATCCTGAAAAGTTCAGATTATCACCTCCACTGATAGAGGTGCTTGGAATAGAGGTTGATACACGAGCTAGAATTATAGCTGGGATATGGCAGTATGTGAAGGCAAAGAAATTGCAGAACCCTACTGATCCCTCGTATTTTGCTTGTGATCCACCTTTGAGGAAGGTATTTGGAGAAGACAAGATGAAGTTTGCTATGGTGTCACAGAAGATCTCACCGCATCTATCTCCTCCACAACCCATTCATTTGGAGCATAAGATTAGGCTTTCAGGAAATGGTGCCGTGGGCAATGCTTGCTATGATGTGCTAGTTGATGTTCCATTTCCTCTGCAGAAGGAAATGTCAGTCTTCCTTGCTAACACAGAGAAACACAGAGATATCGAGGCTTGTGAGGAAGTGATATGTGCTTCCATTAAGAAGATTCATGAGCACCGGAGGAGAAGGGCTTTCTTTCTTGGCTTCAGTCAGTCTCCTGTGGAGTTTATAAATGCTTTGATTGCTTCACAGGGTAGGGACTTAAAACTTATAGCGGGTGAAGCAAACCGAAACGCTGAGAGGGAACGCCGTTCTGACTTCTATAACCAACCATG GGTTGAAGATGCTGTCATACGCTATCTCAACCGCAAACCTGCAACCGGTAATGATGCTCCTGGTAGCACATGA
- the LOC103988634 gene encoding F-box/kelch-repeat protein At1g67480 has product MPTLAVPGLLGFRRQFVDSEMQLNIPMQNSIATLQKVADGLITQMQMQMEMHPIIPGLPDDVAKTCLALVPRCDIPVMGAVCKTWRSFIQSKEFLTVRKDAKQVEEWLFILTGDAQGRESHWEVWGGSGEKLKVLLPMPGPAKAGFGVAVLDAKLIIVGGYVVDAGTKCVSNDVYQYDSRLNRWSLLAKMSVARHDFACDVVNGLIYAVGGLGPNGENLSSVEVYDPDKNQWTLIESLRRPRWGCFACSFDGLLYVMGGRSSFTIGNSRFVDVYSPQRHSWHGMKIGCVMVTTHAMLGKKLFCMGWRNQRKLSIFDPVENSWHDVPVPVSGSSAIGFCFGIFGGKLLLFSVKNEPGHHTLSYDPDAPVGSEWQISSFKPWGGVCLCSVTIEA; this is encoded by the exons ATGCCAACTTTAGCTGTGCCTGGCCTCCTTGGGTTCAGAAGACAATTTGTTGATTCAGAGATGCAACTCAACATTCCGATGCAAAATAGCATAGCAACTCTACAAAAAGTTGCAGATGGTCTTATCACGCAAATGCAAATGCAAATGGAAATGCACCCCATCATCCCTGGGTTGCCCGACGATGTGGCAAAGACCTGCCTTGCACTTGTTCCTCGGTGTGACATTCCCGTTATGGGTGCAGTCTGCAAGACATGGAGGTCATTTATCCAAAGCAAGGAGTTCCTTACCGTGAGAAAGGATGCCAAGCAGGTCGAAGAGTGGCTTTTCATCTTAACCGGGGATGCACaagggagagagagccattgggaGGTCTGGGGAGGCTCAGGAGAGAAACTCAAGGTGCTCCTGCCGATGCCTGGCCCTGCGAAGGCTGGGTTTGGCGTTGCAGTTCTGGATGCGAAGCTCATTATCGTGGGTGGATATGTTGTCGATGCTGGAACCAAATGTGTCTCAAATGATGTTTATCAGTATGATTCTCGGCTTAACAG ATGGAGTTTGCTAGCGAAGATGAGCGTCGCTCGCCATGACTTCGCCTGTGATGTGGTTAATGGTCTAATATACGCTGTCGGGGGGTTGGGACCCAACGGCGAAAACTTATCTAGCGTCGAAGTTTACGACCCAGACAAAAATCAGTGGACCTTAATCGAAAGCCTTCGCCGCCCGAGGTGGGGTTGCTTCGCTTGCAGCTTTGATGGTTTGCTTTACGTCATGGGTGGCCGCTCTAGCTTCACGATCGGCAATTCCAGGTTTGTGGATGTGTACAGCCCGCAACGCCACTCATGGCATGGCATGAAGATTGGCTGCGTGATGGTCACTACCCATGCCATGCTAGGGAAGAAACTCTTTTGTATGGGGTGGAGAAATCAGCGGAAGCTGTCTATATTTGATCCGGTCGAAAATTCATGGCACGATGTCCCGGTTCCAGTTTCTGGGAGCTCTGCGATCGGGTTTTGCTTCGGCATATTTGGTGGGAAATTGTTGCTTTTCTCTGTCAAGAACGAACCAGGGCATCATACACTGTCGTATGATCCGGATGCTCCAGTAGGATCAGAATGGCAGATTTCTTCGTTTAAGCCTTGGGGGGGCGTTTGCTTGTGCAGTGTCACGATCGAAGCATAA
- the LOC135640576 gene encoding uncharacterized protein At3g27210-like isoform X1, whose product MSLHMTIGSKVEKLSSPGTLMMKNKDKSLSVEDKVEGLDSEKKQVDFGSKEETFFDSQGWLDSDSEDDFVSVNGDSTPNYQINNNRTPQVNKVFSAAMFPDTTTSQISSADPKRKLAQLLQENQVEVAGKQNAACGMNESDGKPELYETDASLHLRIPHETSSVADDGTPSKDSKQQKEKKMKAKKSCLPRLCSIRFKERRKQKTSPVH is encoded by the exons ATGAGTCTCCATATGACAATTGGTTCAAAGGTCGAGAAGCTCTCGTCTCCAGGGACTCTGATGATGAAGAACAAGGATAAGTCTCTCAGTGTGGAAGACAAAGTTGAAGGTTTGGATTCTGAGAAAAAGCAGGTGGATTTTG GAAGTAAAGAGGAGACCTTCTTTGACTCACAGGGATGGTTAGATTCTGATAGTGAAGATGATTTTGTCAGTGTTAATGGAG ACTCGACTCCAAACTATCAGATCAACAATAATAGGACACCCCAAGTGAACAAAGTATTCTCTGCTGCTATGTTTCCAGATACCACCACATCCCAGATTTCTTCAGCTGATCCAAAAAGGAAACTTGCCCAACTCCTTCAGGAAAACCAAGTTGAAGTGGCTGGTAAGCAAAATGCTGCTTGTGGGATGAATGAAAGTGACGGAAAGCCAGAATTATATGAGACTGACGCCAGCTTACACCTCAGAATTCCTCATGAGACTTCCTCTGTCGCTGATGATGGGACTCCAAGTAAAGATTCGAAACagcagaaagagaagaagatgaaggccAAGAAGAGCTGCTTGCCGCGCTTGTGCAGCATTAGGTTCAAAGAGAGAAGGAAGCAGAAGACGAGCCCTGTTCACTGA
- the LOC135640576 gene encoding uncharacterized protein At3g27210-like isoform X2 — MSLHMTIGSKVEKLSSPGTLMMKNKDKSLSVEDKVEGLDSEKKQVDFGSKEETFFDSQGWLDSDSEDDFVSVNGDSTPNYQINNNRTPQVNKVFSAAMFPDTTTSQISSADPKRKLAQLLQENQVEVAEFLMRLPLSLMMGLQVKIRNSRKRRR, encoded by the exons ATGAGTCTCCATATGACAATTGGTTCAAAGGTCGAGAAGCTCTCGTCTCCAGGGACTCTGATGATGAAGAACAAGGATAAGTCTCTCAGTGTGGAAGACAAAGTTGAAGGTTTGGATTCTGAGAAAAAGCAGGTGGATTTTG GAAGTAAAGAGGAGACCTTCTTTGACTCACAGGGATGGTTAGATTCTGATAGTGAAGATGATTTTGTCAGTGTTAATGGAG ACTCGACTCCAAACTATCAGATCAACAATAATAGGACACCCCAAGTGAACAAAGTATTCTCTGCTGCTATGTTTCCAGATACCACCACATCCCAGATTTCTTCAGCTGATCCAAAAAGGAAACTTGCCCAACTCCTTCAGGAAAACCAAGTTGAAGTGGCTG AATTCCTCATGAGACTTCCTCTGTCGCTGATGATGGGACTCCAAGTAAAGATTCGAAACagcagaaagagaagaagatga